The sequence GGGGATGTCATGAGACCTGAAGAGGATTGGATTGAATCGATATACCGAAGCAGATGGGAGAACCATATGAGAAAGACCGGCATGCCTGAAAATCAGATTCGTGAGACAGTATCCGGAAGAGAACAGGCATGGCCCCTTCTTGACACAAAACATGGTTTCTACAGAAAAATGAAAGCCGCAGGTTTTGCCCGAATCCTTTCATCATTCCAGTATGATATGTTTGGAGTTTTTATTGGATGGAAATGATGAACGGGGAGAGCCAAAAAATCCGGAACTATTTTACGCATACATGGGGTAGATATATTAATACAGGCATCTGGTATAAGTTCAATTTTTAACGTGATTAAAAGTTTTCAACTGATTTGCAGGATCCGGTCCTCAAATTATGGGATGCAATGAAAGAGGAACTTGGTATTAAACGCGAAGACTTTACTGAATTGAAAAAAATCGTTCTGGATTTAGCCAAGGCGCCAAAGGAGACGGATAGGTCAATAAAACATTTGTCAGATACCATAGATTTAAGAACGGAGGACTTGGAAGGCGATGGGGAATTGATTCTGAAAAATCATTTAGAAATGGCCTCGCGGAAATCCTTGCAGGTACCGGGTATAGCGTACAGAATTTTGTTACATCTGATACCAAAGGAGTAGTATTTGGCCGTCCGGCAGAGATAGATATTGACGTTATCATAAAGGGTGACCGGACAATCGTGGTAGAGATCAAATCTTCAGTAAGTAAGAGTGATGTGTTCATCTTTCTGAAAAAAGTAGATTTTTACCGCCAGATTTCGGGAAAACAAGTAGATAATATTCTCATGATCACCCCCTACATCGATGATGCAGCACGTGATATCGCCTGCCAATATAATATCATCGTATGTGATACTCTGTCCGATATTAAACCATCAATCCAAAAAGCCTGAGTAACGATAAGGTTCAATATTCTATCCCTCTTCTCGCTTTCACCCCCGTATCAAAATAATGTTTCACCTTTTTCATCTCGGTGACCAGATCTGCAGCTTCAATCAACTCATGTGGAGCCTTTCTTCCGGTGAGAATCACTTCCACCCATGGTTTTCGGGATCGAAGCATGGAGATTATCTCTTCAACGTTGATTAACTGGTAAAAGACACTCAGGATTATCTCATCAAGGACGACCAGGTCAAAATAACCGGATAAAATCACGCTTTTGCAATGTTCAAACCCTTGTCTGGCCTGCTTTCGGTCCTCTTCAGTGGGATTATTGGTAATGAACTTCCCTGTTCCATACTGTTCCATCACAAAGGTATCAAAAAGCGAACACAAACCCATTTCAGCTGTCTCTGATCCTTTACAAAACTGGGCAAAATACACTGACCCTCCAGAGAGAAGAGTCCGGAGGGAAAGACCCAATGCAGCGGTTGTTTTCCCCTTTCCGTTTCCACAATAAACCTGAATGTATCCTTTCCTATCTTTGTGCATGCGCTTTTAATCCCCATTAGGATTTCCTTCTTCTGAATGAAAACTCAGAATTACATTCGAAAAAAGTAAGAGAAATAAGAGTTTGAGCATTCAGGCAGGTGAGAGTTGAATCTCTTTTTCTTGTCCGATAGCCCAGATGATAAATTCATCAGGTGATGAAAATGACCTAGCAGGATATTCATTCTCAAGGACGGTATCTGTTCCAAGCCGGACCACCTTTGACTCTTCCGTAGGATGGTATGTATAGAGAACTTCAAACTCATTCTCTCTGCCATGAAGTTTTGTAATACCCATCTGGTTAAATCCCACAGCTAGTTTCCATTCATCCTCCATGATGTCAACAAAAACCCTCCCAACGAGGGATTTGTTATTTCTACGGATTAGAAGTTTGTTTTCAAAATCTTCGGCTACCTTTGCTGTCTTGGGCTTTGGTTCATAACCAACAAATTTTGACATAGATCAAAATATATTGTTCATAAAGAAATACTTTACGGTACTACCGGAGGGGGATAAATTAAATGGAAGTCGGGGCCGAATAAATAAAACGGATGAGTTACGATTTTTTACGTGAAGTTTTTTGATTTTTTACAATTATATAGAAAATAAACAATGTTTTTGTCAAACCCAAAAAAATTCTGCGGATTATTATCATCTCGCATAACGTAAGCATCATTGGTGGTCATGATGTATGCAAACCTGACCGGACAAAAGCTGGAGATAATTCAGCAACTGGAGAAAGAGCTTGGTGTTTACCTCCTGGCAGAACCGTACTATGCGAACCTGTCACCGGATGACCTCAAGTCCATCAAGAACCTTGAAGGTAAACTTGGAGCTGTTCTTGTAGCATACGAAGCCTGAAATCTCATTCAGGCATTATATTTTCATGAACTCTTTAATCACCTATTCATTTCTAAAATTCTTCCCTCCCTCATTAGCCGTTCCCTCAGCTGCGGCGGCATATGTACCGGATATTCCTGCCCACTCTTCGTTCCTGATGACTGGGGTTGTACCTGTCCATCCGGAGTATTGATGCTGATATCAAGGGTTGCATACCCCCCGGATAGCAAGACTTTGAAGTCTCCTTCTTTATAGACAAAGAATTCTTTTTCCTTTTCACTACTGAACTCACGGTTATATCCATCTTCATGCAGAATATTCAGGAACGGATCCTGAACCGTGATTCTTGCCCAGGAAACAAGAGGAGTACTTATCGGATGTACCGTGTACCTCACCGAAAACGGTCCCTTTTCCGCATGAATTTTCAGTTCTTTGAGGGTTGAGTTTAAGGGTATACCAGATGCAGTATACACAGGATATAAGTTCACAGGCCCTTTGTGCGAAGTATTATGAGAGAAATAAATAGAAGAACGGGAAGGGATGAATGCATCTTCAGACAAGGTATCACCAAGCCGGGTGACAAACGATGTGGGTGTTGGTACCGGTGTGTGAGTCAATGGTGTGTTTATGTCCTGGGTCTTTTCTCCAGAGGAGGGAAGTCGACCCTGCCTTATCAACTGCTCCCTAAGTTGTGGAGGCATATTTGGTGGGAATGACTGATCTGTTACCTTATAACCTTTTGAGGACTGATCCGAACCAGGAATAACTGTGGGCGAGGATAATTCTCCCACATTATGAGATACAGGCGGGAGGTCTGTATTTTCATCCCTGGATGATGATACCTGCATACAACCAGCTGTGATGAGGAGCAGTAATAATACTATTACCAAGAGGAAAAGTTCTATATTTACTGTATTTATAAAATTGGAATTCGTTTTCATGGGTGCTTATGTGGAGTAGGGGTAAGGGACGGGTATTGTAAGGTATGCAAAGTATTTTGCTACATCAACTTTTCTTTTTTAAACATAAAGAAAGTTTAGTTAATGATGGTCAGGTCACATAAAATCGTGAATTCATTTCATGAGAATATATCACGAAAATCAAATATCATATAGTCATTATGGTTTTTCTCTTTCACCCAAATCGAGAGGTATATGCGTGTTCTTACTCATGATTGTTAATCCATTCAGTATTGCTTTTTCCTAGAGAGTATACAATAGTATGCCATCTGACGATAGCAAATTATATTTTCTTATAGCAAAAAAAATTACTTTAGCTAAGAAAAGATTTTCTTAGCACAAAATAATTGAGATGAAATGATGATAAAGAATATTATTGAAAGGACTGAATCGGCAGTCTCTCCAGTCATCGGTGTCCTCCTCATGCTCGTGGTGACGATTATTATCGCTGCAATAGTGAGCGGATTTGCCGGAGGTATGGCAGGCGGTGAAAAAGAGGCCCCACAGGCTGCAATTTCTGTTACATTTCCATACAATGAAACAAGTGGCATGGGTAATGTAAATAGTCCCATTTATTTTAAACTTATGAGCGGAAACCCGATTTCGACAAAGGATCTCTCTATTATAACATACTTTACCAACAGTAGTGGTTACACGTATAAACACGAACAAACAGCCAGCAGTGATCTGGTTGACGTATATCCTGGCTATAATTACAATACACGGGTCCCTTACCTGCAAAATTTAGGAAAAGGTTGGGCAAATGAAGCAAATATGCATTTTGGTAACTTTACCTGGGCAGTTGGGGATATATTAACAACCGGCACTAATCCTGGCTCTGCAAGCCTTCTGGGAATGCTGGATTATTATACCGAAAAAGGAACATTGGATCCGGATTTAAAAACCGGAAGTATCGTGGAAATCAAAATCAAACATATTCCAAGCAATAAATTCATCTATGACAAGGAGGTCATGTTATCATGAAAACTATTACAAATGAAGCTGTATCTCCGGTAATTGGAGTTTTACTTATGCTCGTAGTTACCATTATAATCGCTGCGGTGGTTAGTGCTTTTGCCGGAGGTCTGTCTTCTGAACAATCAAAGGCACCACAGGTTTCATTTACTGTCAAACCAGAGATTGTCAATATATCTGATACAAATACAGGAAATTATAATCCTGATCATGATAGCGGGTACACTGCAGCAAATGGAATTCTCTTTGAGCATAAAGGAGGGGATTCTATCTCATTGAATGAGATTGCAATTCATCTTGAGGATAAGGGTGTCAGTATGATTGTTACGGGAAGTGACAAATTAAGTACCACATATAACGTCCTTCCTTCAGACATTACCGATGGGGGATATTTCGCAAAAGTTGGAAATGATGTATCTGATAAAATCATCGAACCTGGTGACAAGTTCATGATGTATGCTGATGACAATTATATCAGCCAGGGAACGAAGTATTTGATCTGGGAATTTCCTACAGGAAGGGGATATGCACCGGTTAATGATAAAATAAAATATACGGTGATTGACCGGAGATCGAATAAGGCCATATGTAACGGCGAATTCGTGTTGAAATAATTGTAATGGACTTCAAAAATTTTTCTACAGATTTCTGAGTATTGAGGAATTTTACCCATGTATGGGTCAAATAATGACCAGACATGGTACCAATTTCCTCTACGTTTTTTTATTGTTTTCCTCAACCACCCGGCTATCATCGATCAAATTAAAAGGAACTGGTAACTTCCTAAAATATGACTCCAGGGCATCGATATCAGCCGGACCGATAGTAACATTCACTCCCGAGTCCCACCCTGGTGTAAACTCTCCCATCCCATATGCCATGTAATAATTCATCGCTACCGAATACGTGGCATTGTGACTAATTTCATTACCATTCACCCATATCCGGGTTACCTTGTCTCCAACAGGTCGTGAAAGATTATACCAGTATACCAAACCTGATACGGACAGGTTCTCTTCTGGTTTCGGCTCTTCCCATTGACGTTCCAGGATATCTTTGATTTGCGATCCGTTCAGCTCACGCGATGCAACCCGTGGACGGCTGTACCATCCTCCATACTCCTCGGCCATCGATGCATCCGGTGGAAGCACCCTCTCAAGATCTGCCCAGGTGATAATCCCTGCCGGAATATCTGCATGAAGAGAGCCGGCAAGTTCTCCCGAGGTTACAAACGCAATCTCCGTACCCATGGCATCCCGTTGTGAATCAGCAACCAGATTTCCAAGCGATGATTCACCCTTTTTATTCTGTATACGGCTAATATTTATTATCGTAGTCGAGATGAACTCTGATTCCACCTGACTTACAGTATCCTGTACATCCTCTAGCAGTCTTTGGATGTCCGGATCAGGTTCCACCCCAGCCTGATCTGCATAAACCGGAACGATAATCGCGGATTTACTTATTATATCCCTGCTTCGTCGGTCAATAGATACATTTACATCTGCATATGCCTTTCCATACGAGTATGCCTGCACAACCAGGACATCTTTCTTACCAGTGTTTGGCAGATAAGCATTGGTAAAATCATGTGAGTGAGATGCAAGAACAACATCAACATCAGGGTCAAGTTGAGCCGTAATATTTTCGACCGGACCGGTTACATTACATCCCGTTCGGGTCGGCCCTTCATATGACTCCTGGTTTCCACCTTCATGTAAAAGAACGACAAATGCATGAACTCCCTGTTCCTGCAGGGATGGAATGTACCTGTTAATCCCATCTGATTCATTGAGAAATTTTACCATCTCCACATTCATGGGCAATTCAAGGATGGGGGTCTCGATAGATACCGCACCGATAAAGGCAACCGGAATCCCCTCGATGTACCGGATAGTATATGGCGGAAATAATGGTGTATCATTTTCTTTCCAGACAACATTGGCACAAATTACATCAGCAGCCATACCAGGATAAGGATCAACGATATGAGGAATATCTGAAGAACCATTCCCTCCCTTGACCTTCCTGAATAATTCATCAGGACCATTGTTGAACTCATGGTTTCCAGGGATTGAAATAACATTACAATAGTCATGTTTCTTTTCTTTCCTTCCCATGCAATTTTCATTTGCAAAGATATTGAAGAAAAGAACTGTTGGTTCATCAAGAAGGAGAGCCGAATACCGTGGTGAAGCCCCGACTGTATCTCCAGTCAGTGTAAGAATGACATTACCATTGCCAGGTGTATTCATCACTGCTTTCAGAGACGAAGCAAGAAACGGAGCACCTCCTGCTGAACGATTATGCTGGTCATGCCCGGGAAACAGGTGTCCATGAAAATCATTTACTGCCAGAATCTGCAGATGAACCGGAGATGATGTTTCATTATAAATAATCCCAGTAAAGAAAGAACTGATGATAATTATCGCCAGGATAACTGACATAATACAAAAAAAACTGAGCCATTTCATAAATAGATACCAGATAGTATTACTCATATGAATTATGTATCTTTTTTTAACTTAAATAAAAAAATCTTTATCTATTATCGATGACGTTAATTCAGTATTAAGATACAAAGAGCACCCTACTGGAGGACATACAGGTGAAAATATTCTATATCAGCGCTGGAACGGGTGAAAATCCCTGGATTATGAATGCCGCATCCACATGCAGGGAGAATGGAAGAAGCGTAGATGCATTTCAGGCTACATCCGAACTGATTGATTCAGAAGAAAAGGAATTTGCAAGAATTCTAAATGAATTATATGATACACATCTCCTTCTGATAGATAATCATGGAAGTGCGACCTATTTCAAAAAATTTGACCGTTTAATTGCGAAGGCCAAAGACCTTCATATTCCAACCTTCGTCTGCAGTTCGGTTCCGGAGGAGATGAAAGACTTCCGTATCCTCTTTCCTTTTAGCACAGATGATTATGAGTTTGTTCATTCCTGCCTGGAACTGAGTGGGCTTGAAAATACAATCTCTCTCATTCTTTGGGCCTGCAAAACCATCGGAGGAGAAAATATTGAGATCCCTCCTCTCCTGTATCCTCCGACAGAAGGATTCTATCATCCGTCGCTTCCTGAAATCTACGACTATCCATCCCATGAAAAGAGGCTGGATAAGGAAAAACCAACTATAGGAATTCTTCTCCACCAGTTTTATTATATCAGAAAAAATCTGCTCCCCATCAATGCTCTCATTTCATCTTTAGAAGCTAAAGGGATGAATGCCCTCCCTTTCTTCCTGGTTACCAGTCCGAATGAAGTCACCGGTGCAATTGGAATCAGGAAATTTATTGAAAAATACCTGATCAGGGATGGAAAACCCATCATTGGTGTCCTGATCATTAACATGTCATTTTCCCAGATATCCCTCTCTGATCCTGGTGATGGGACGAAAAACGGACCAGTTTATAATTTTTTCATCGATCTGAATGTCCCCCTGCTCCAGACCATAACCATGTACCGATCATACGAAACCTGGTCTCAGGATGACCAGGGCTTATCGGTTATGGAGATCTCATCAGGAGTGATCTGGCCTGAATTTGACGGACAGATTATTGCAATTCCCCTCGGGTCAACCGGTGAATATGAAGGCAGAAAGAATGTGAGTATTCCCATACCAGGACGTGTTGACCGGATTGCAGAAATGGCCCTTCGCTGGTCCATCCTGAAAAGAACCCCGAACAATGAGAGAAAGATTGCTATCCTCCTGTACCAGTACACCGGAGAGACTGAAGCCCTTGGTGATGCAGGAGGTCTTGATACCCCGCAGAGTGTCATCGGAATCCTGCGAAGATTAAAGGATACTGGTTATATCGTAGATCATATTCCGGAGACAGGAAATGAACTGATAGAGGGGATGATTGCCGGCCTTACCAACGACACCCGCTGGATATCTGATAAGCAGATGCAGGAGCGATCCGTTGATCTGGTCTGTCCTGAATTATACTTTGAATGGTTTACAAAAATCCCAATGAAGAACCAGGAGAAGATATCAGCAGACTGGGGTCAGGCACCTGGTGAGATTCTGGTATCAGGCGGGGATTTTTGCATTCCTGGCCAAGTAAACGGAAATATCTTCATCGGCATCCAGCCTCCCCGTGGGCTGTTTGAAAAGGTCGAGTCATTAATTCACTCAAATGATATGGTCATGCCCCACCAGTATCTTGCTTATTACAGGTGGATGAAACATGTCTTCGGTGCCCATGCGATAATCCATATGGGCACTCACGGAACCCTTGAATGGCTCCCCGGAAAGGGAAATGCGTTGTCAGAGGAGTGCTATCCGGATGTCATTCTCGAAGATATGCCCCATGTCTATCCCTACATTATGAATGATCCCGGTGAGGGAATTCAGGCAAAAAGGAGGAGCTGGTCAGTCCTGCTTGACCACCTGGTCCCGGCGATGATGAGAGCAGAGGGATATGGAGATCTCTTGCAGCTTGATACCATTCTTCAGGATTATATCAGGGCGAAAAGAGGCGGAGAGGAGCAGAAAGCAACCGACCTGATCACAGAAGTCCAGACCATTGTTCTTGCCAGAAACCTGACAAATGACCTAAATATTCCAGTAGACGCAGGAATTGAAGCCATCGCTGACAATGCGGAACGTCTCTACGATTATATTTGTGAAGTGCGGGATGTTATCATCAAGGACGGTCTGCATATCTTTGGACAGCCCCCGGTTGATGAACGTTTCCTGGAGATGATCTATGCCCTCACCCGGCTTGAAAATGGGAAAAACCCATCACTGCGGGAATCAGTCGCTGAAACATTTGATCTCTCTCTTCAGGATCTTTTGGATAATCCATCAGGCTTTCATGAACATCATGGATTAACTAACGGAGCTCTTGTTGACTTGATAGACACCCGTTGCCAACAGTTGATCGGGAAGATGGCTGAATTTGAATTTGACAAAGAACAGGTAATTTCTCATATTAGAAAAGAGTATGGAGAGGATTATAAGGATCTTGAAACATGTTGCACGTTCATCTGTGACGATGTGGTGACTCGGTTAAACCAGACAACCGATGAACTCACAAATATGATACGAGGGCTTGATGCAGGATATGTTCCACCCGGCCCTTGTGGCGACCCGACAAGAGGGAATGTCCACCTTCTCCCTACGGGAAGGAACTGTTTCTCCATTGATCCGGCTACAATACCGACACCAGCAGCATGGAAGACCGGGAAAGACATGGCTGACCAGATGATCGAGCGGTATATCACCGAAAAAGGAGAATACCCGCAGAAAGTCGGTATCGTTGTATGGGCCACGGACACTATGCGGACCGGTGGTGATGACATAGCCTATATCTTCTGGCTTATGGGATTACGGCCAGTATGGTCTTCCCGTGGCGGAGCAGTGACCGGTCTTGAGGTAATCCCTGCAAAAGAACTGGGCAGACCACGCATTGATGTAACTCTCCGGATAAGCGGCCTGTTCCGGGACAGCTACCCCAATCTTGTACAGCTGATTGATGAAGGCGTTGAGACCATAGCAACCCTCGATGAATCAGAAGAGGTCAATTACCTCTCATCACACTTAAAGCAGGACATGTTGGCAAAATTAAAAGAAGGACTCTCAGAACAGGAGGCCAGGGATATGGCACTGATTCGTATATTCGGTGATCCTCCCGGAAATCATGGATGTGCTGTAGGTGAAGTTGTCCATGCATCTTCCTGGCAGGACAGGAAAGACCTGGCCGATGTATATACCACCTGGGGTGCCCATGCCTATGGCAGAAAATTCAGGGGAGAAAAAGTCCCTGAAATCTTCAAAGAACAGTTTGCACAATTGGATGTGACGGTGAAAAACCGAGTATCTCGTGAATTTGATATCCTTGATGTTGATGATGATTACATCTTCCTTGGCGGGATGAATGCCTGTGTGAAGGCATATGGGAATAAAGATCCAGTATCGGTAATCGGGGAAGCTTCAGATCCTAAAAATGTCAAAACCCGTCTGCTTGATGAAGAGATCAGGTTTATTTTCCGGAGCAGAGTCCTCAATCCCCGCTGGATAGACGGTTTAAAACCCCACGGTTTCAGAGGTGTGCAGGAGGTCATGAACACCATCGAGTATACGTTTGGGTGGGATGTGACCTCCGATGCCGTCGATGACTGGGAGTATCAGGCTGCTGCAGAACATTTTCTCTTTGATGAAGAAAACCGAAAGTGGATTGAAGAGAATAATCCATATGCCATGCATAACATCGTAGGAAGGCTCCTTGAAGCATATGAACGGGGATTCTGGGAGACTGACGATGAGACAATAAAAAAATTACAAGATATATACCTCGAGTCAGAGGAGTATCTTGAACGGATGGGGGATTTAAATGAATAATCCGACGAGATTCTTATTAAAAACTTATGTTTCCACTTTTCGGAGTGATGCTGATTCATGGTAGCAATACAGACAGAAAACCTGACTAAAAATTTCGGAGCTCTGTGTGCTGTAGATGATCTAACACTAGAGGCTGACAAAGAGATATTCGGTCTTCTTGGACCGAACGGATCCGGGAAAACCACAACCGTCCTGATGCTGACAACGCTTCTTGCCCAGACAAAGGGTCAGGCATGGATCTGCGGGTATGATACCAGAAAGGAACCGGATAAAGTCAGGAGTTCCCTCAGTTATGTTCCTCAGGATATGGCCATTGACACCAACCTGACCGGACGGGAAAACATGATGATCTTTGCAAAATTGTACGGTATTTCACATCCAAAGGAACGGGTCGATGAGATACTTGGTGTCATGGAGTTATCTGACCGTGCAGACGACCAGGCTAAGACATATTCCGGAGGGATGAGAAGGAGACTAGAACTGGCAGAGGCCCTTGTTCATGAACCTGATGTTATCTTTCTTGACGAACCTACACTTGGGCTTGATGTCGGAGCCAGAAAAATAATCTGGGAACATATTCATGCCCTGAACCGGAAAGGAATGACAATATTTGTAACCACCCATT comes from Methanospirillum hungatei and encodes:
- a CDS encoding DUF3782 domain-containing protein, whose product is MDSEKSFRNGLAEILAGTGYSVQNFVTSDTKGVVFGRPAEIDIDVIIKGDRTIVVEIKSSVSKSDVFIFLKKVDFYRQISGKQVDNILMITPYIDDAARDIACQYNIIVCDTLSDIKPSIQKA
- the cobO gene encoding cob(I)yrinic acid a,c-diamide adenosyltransferase, with product MHKDRKGYIQVYCGNGKGKTTAALGLSLRTLLSGGSVYFAQFCKGSETAEMGLCSLFDTFVMEQYGTGKFITNNPTEEDRKQARQGFEHCKSVILSGYFDLVVLDEIILSVFYQLINVEEIISMLRSRKPWVEVILTGRKAPHELIEAADLVTEMKKVKHYFDTGVKARRGIEY
- a CDS encoding type IV pilin N-terminal domain-containing protein, producing the protein MMIKNIIERTESAVSPVIGVLLMLVVTIIIAAIVSGFAGGMAGGEKEAPQAAISVTFPYNETSGMGNVNSPIYFKLMSGNPISTKDLSIITYFTNSSGYTYKHEQTASSDLVDVYPGYNYNTRVPYLQNLGKGWANEANMHFGNFTWAVGDILTTGTNPGSASLLGMLDYYTEKGTLDPDLKTGSIVEIKIKHIPSNKFIYDKEVMLS
- a CDS encoding type IV pilin N-terminal domain-containing protein translates to MKTITNEAVSPVIGVLLMLVVTIIIAAVVSAFAGGLSSEQSKAPQVSFTVKPEIVNISDTNTGNYNPDHDSGYTAANGILFEHKGGDSISLNEIAIHLEDKGVSMIVTGSDKLSTTYNVLPSDITDGGYFAKVGNDVSDKIIEPGDKFMMYADDNYISQGTKYLIWEFPTGRGYAPVNDKIKYTVIDRRSNKAICNGEFVLK
- a CDS encoding bifunctional metallophosphatase/5'-nucleotidase, whose translation is MSVILAIIIISSFFTGIIYNETSSPVHLQILAVNDFHGHLFPGHDQHNRSAGGAPFLASSLKAVMNTPGNGNVILTLTGDTVGASPRYSALLLDEPTVLFFNIFANENCMGRKEKKHDYCNVISIPGNHEFNNGPDELFRKVKGGNGSSDIPHIVDPYPGMAADVICANVVWKENDTPLFPPYTIRYIEGIPVAFIGAVSIETPILELPMNVEMVKFLNESDGINRYIPSLQEQGVHAFVVLLHEGGNQESYEGPTRTGCNVTGPVENITAQLDPDVDVVLASHSHDFTNAYLPNTGKKDVLVVQAYSYGKAYADVNVSIDRRSRDIISKSAIIVPVYADQAGVEPDPDIQRLLEDVQDTVSQVESEFISTTIINISRIQNKKGESSLGNLVADSQRDAMGTEIAFVTSGELAGSLHADIPAGIITWADLERVLPPDASMAEEYGGWYSRPRVASRELNGSQIKDILERQWEEPKPEENLSVSGLVYWYNLSRPVGDKVTRIWVNGNEISHNATYSVAMNYYMAYGMGEFTPGWDSGVNVTIGPADIDALESYFRKLPVPFNLIDDSRVVEENNKKT
- the cobN gene encoding cobaltochelatase subunit CobN, whose protein sequence is MKIFYISAGTGENPWIMNAASTCRENGRSVDAFQATSELIDSEEKEFARILNELYDTHLLLIDNHGSATYFKKFDRLIAKAKDLHIPTFVCSSVPEEMKDFRILFPFSTDDYEFVHSCLELSGLENTISLILWACKTIGGENIEIPPLLYPPTEGFYHPSLPEIYDYPSHEKRLDKEKPTIGILLHQFYYIRKNLLPINALISSLEAKGMNALPFFLVTSPNEVTGAIGIRKFIEKYLIRDGKPIIGVLIINMSFSQISLSDPGDGTKNGPVYNFFIDLNVPLLQTITMYRSYETWSQDDQGLSVMEISSGVIWPEFDGQIIAIPLGSTGEYEGRKNVSIPIPGRVDRIAEMALRWSILKRTPNNERKIAILLYQYTGETEALGDAGGLDTPQSVIGILRRLKDTGYIVDHIPETGNELIEGMIAGLTNDTRWISDKQMQERSVDLVCPELYFEWFTKIPMKNQEKISADWGQAPGEILVSGGDFCIPGQVNGNIFIGIQPPRGLFEKVESLIHSNDMVMPHQYLAYYRWMKHVFGAHAIIHMGTHGTLEWLPGKGNALSEECYPDVILEDMPHVYPYIMNDPGEGIQAKRRSWSVLLDHLVPAMMRAEGYGDLLQLDTILQDYIRAKRGGEEQKATDLITEVQTIVLARNLTNDLNIPVDAGIEAIADNAERLYDYICEVRDVIIKDGLHIFGQPPVDERFLEMIYALTRLENGKNPSLRESVAETFDLSLQDLLDNPSGFHEHHGLTNGALVDLIDTRCQQLIGKMAEFEFDKEQVISHIRKEYGEDYKDLETCCTFICDDVVTRLNQTTDELTNMIRGLDAGYVPPGPCGDPTRGNVHLLPTGRNCFSIDPATIPTPAAWKTGKDMADQMIERYITEKGEYPQKVGIVVWATDTMRTGGDDIAYIFWLMGLRPVWSSRGGAVTGLEVIPAKELGRPRIDVTLRISGLFRDSYPNLVQLIDEGVETIATLDESEEVNYLSSHLKQDMLAKLKEGLSEQEARDMALIRIFGDPPGNHGCAVGEVVHASSWQDRKDLADVYTTWGAHAYGRKFRGEKVPEIFKEQFAQLDVTVKNRVSREFDILDVDDDYIFLGGMNACVKAYGNKDPVSVIGEASDPKNVKTRLLDEEIRFIFRSRVLNPRWIDGLKPHGFRGVQEVMNTIEYTFGWDVTSDAVDDWEYQAAAEHFLFDEENRKWIEENNPYAMHNIVGRLLEAYERGFWETDDETIKKLQDIYLESEEYLERMGDLNE
- a CDS encoding ATP-binding cassette domain-containing protein, which translates into the protein MVAIQTENLTKNFGALCAVDDLTLEADKEIFGLLGPNGSGKTTTVLMLTTLLAQTKGQAWICGYDTRKEPDKVRSSLSYVPQDMAIDTNLTGRENMMIFAKLYGISHPKERVDEILGVMELSDRADDQAKTYSGGMRRRLELAEALVHEPDVIFLDEPTLGLDVGARKIIWEHIHALNRKGMTIFVTTHYMDEADHFCDRVGIINHGKIAALGKPSDLKSLLMKDIISVTIEGEYHPIEEENIIFVGQSDNEISFTAENGREALAILADALTRSGNRIKSMELREPSLDDVFLQSVGRQEEPQGFEEWKYRMMLRRRT